A genomic window from Halorubrum lacusprofundi ATCC 49239 includes:
- a CDS encoding CehA/McbA family metallohydrolase yields the protein MFTVDLHAHTRFFHGFQAEPTPYDPIGARLLALWGRRAGLDGIALTNHDYYRPFDSATGGPQFIPGIEVTTTAGHLLVVGPDPPRRTIPGERTPEEVVSQAHRNGCAAIIAHPYRRSRVRESDAEFDAVEINGKHPDNAERVRALAESLEIPVVGGSDAHYPFEVGRTVTRIEAPELTPEAVVTAIREGAVAVDVRDSRVDELMRTGYEYVHRYL from the coding sequence ATGTTCACAGTAGACCTCCACGCCCACACACGGTTTTTCCACGGCTTCCAGGCGGAGCCGACTCCCTACGACCCGATCGGCGCGCGGCTGTTAGCGCTGTGGGGACGACGCGCTGGGCTCGACGGCATCGCGCTGACCAATCACGACTACTACCGCCCATTCGACAGCGCGACGGGAGGTCCGCAGTTCATCCCGGGTATCGAAGTCACGACGACGGCCGGCCACCTCTTGGTCGTCGGACCGGATCCGCCGCGTCGGACGATTCCCGGTGAACGCACCCCGGAGGAGGTCGTGTCGCAGGCGCACCGTAACGGGTGTGCCGCGATCATCGCGCATCCGTATCGACGGAGTCGCGTTCGCGAGAGCGACGCGGAGTTCGACGCCGTCGAAATAAACGGGAAGCATCCCGACAACGCCGAGCGTGTCCGAGCACTCGCCGAATCGCTTGAGATACCGGTCGTCGGCGGGAGCGACGCCCACTATCCCTTCGAGGTCGGGCGGACGGTGACCCGAATCGAGGCGCCGGAACTCACGCCTGAAGCCGTAGTCACGGCGATTCGAGAGGGAGCAGTTGCGGTCGACGTTCGCGACTCACGGGTCGACGAACTCATGCGAACCGGGTACGAGTACGTCCACCGGTATCTGTGA
- a CDS encoding diacylglycerol/lipid kinase family protein, translated as MADTVIIYNPQSGGGSHADDVEDRADLSGYAVERSEHAGEAVTLTQEAIEAGYSTIVAGGGDGTVNEVVQGIDRADAFDDVTFGILPLGTGNNFAKQIGITDLETAFIALDDGVRRTIDIGMATDRPFVNSCVAGLTAESVSGTSGALKSRIGGLAYVLTTLRTVTDFEPLQLTIDNEMSDGDTPTWSGEALCVVVGNGRQFAADGTTQANMEDGLFEVAIVTDVPAIDLMSDAVLERLFGQDSPHIDRFQAASVDIRGHSSDPIRFSVDGETIEQRDLVLTVRPNRLRLVVGEGYDPSPMDT; from the coding sequence ATGGCAGACACCGTGATTATCTACAACCCGCAAAGCGGAGGCGGCTCACATGCCGACGACGTCGAGGACCGCGCGGATCTGAGCGGGTATGCAGTCGAACGGTCTGAACACGCCGGCGAAGCGGTCACGCTGACACAGGAGGCTATCGAGGCCGGATACTCGACGATCGTGGCCGGCGGCGGTGACGGGACGGTCAACGAGGTTGTTCAGGGGATCGACCGGGCCGACGCGTTCGACGACGTCACGTTCGGCATCCTGCCTCTCGGGACGGGTAACAACTTCGCGAAGCAGATCGGCATTACCGATCTCGAAACCGCGTTCATTGCCCTCGATGACGGTGTCAGGCGTACTATCGATATCGGGATGGCAACCGATCGGCCCTTCGTGAACTCCTGTGTCGCCGGGCTAACCGCCGAGTCAGTGAGCGGGACGTCCGGAGCGTTGAAGTCTCGTATCGGTGGGTTGGCATACGTGCTCACGACGCTCCGGACCGTGACCGATTTCGAGCCGCTACAGCTTACGATTGATAACGAGATGAGCGACGGCGACACGCCGACGTGGAGCGGTGAAGCGCTCTGTGTGGTGGTCGGGAACGGCCGTCAGTTCGCGGCGGACGGGACGACACAGGCCAACATGGAGGACGGTCTCTTCGAGGTCGCGATCGTCACGGACGTGCCCGCGATTGATCTGATGAGTGATGCGGTACTTGAGCGCCTGTTCGGCCAGGACTCGCCACACATCGACCGGTTCCAAGCCGCATCGGTGGATATCAGGGGCCACTCGTCGGACCCCATCAGATTCAGCGTGGACGGGGAGACCATCGAGCAACGCGACCTCGTGCTCACTGTTCGACCGAACAGGCTGCGGCTCGTCGTCGGGGAGGGATACGACCCCTCTCCGATGGACACGTGA